The Phycodurus eques isolate BA_2022a chromosome 17, UOR_Pequ_1.1, whole genome shotgun sequence nucleotide sequence ttgtatgattacaaattaaatgaaacacatttttaatacaaactgtatttatatataaataaataaatttaaaaaaaaaaaagctacaacaTAAAAACTGCATCAAATGGAAAAAGTAAATTGTGCCAAGATTCGTATACCTGAATCTGAAATATTCACGACAAaatatggaataaaaaaaaaattccacagtAAAGCAACCAAGAAGTTTGGTAAATTTTAGAAAATGTCATCCATTTGTATTAACTATACTCGAAAAATGTGTGGTTTTATTTTCCCAATACAGAATTGAAAAGGACACCATCTTTGtgaatttctctttttttatttgtcaaaaaagCTCCTTTACAGCGCCAAGACGTCCAACCTGTAAAGCCAGCCGACATGTAAAATACCCTTACAATACATTAGAATCAAAACAGGTACCAAAAAGTACAGTAAAATTACACTTCCTTTCAATGGAAATGttgggaagggggaaaaaaaaaaaaaaaaaaaaaaaaacacaaaggggaaaataaaacctaaaaaatgaaagcatacaattaaaaaaaaaaaaaacaaacaaacaaacaaacaaaaaaaaaaaaacatggaaaagttACATTTCTTGATGTTTTCTGTACAAATGGTCTTCTGTCATAAAAGGAGTCGCGTCCGTCCAGTCGGGTGTGTTTTGCTGGATCCTGTAGGagcaaacaacaacactaaCTTTGTCCAAGAtgtggggagagaaaaaaataaaataaaataaaaatactgcaaGGCCAGCATATGACGTACCTCATGTGTTAGCATCAGTATGGCTTGTAGGTGCTCTGGTGGCCCCGTCTGGGAGCCTTGCCATAACTGGCGCTGCCCTGGCctgtcatcacacacacacaaacaccacatCACTTGCGCACAATGTAAGTAGACACCACCacagagaagggggggggggagaggagagaagaaagagggagaggggaaaaaaaaaaaaaaaactccccagAAAGAATTGCACTTAATGTCAAAAAGGCTACATTTGTCTTaaagtacaaaaatgtattttaaaaataagtaaaaaaaaaaaaaataataaacaaaaataaaaaattacaaaaggtGGTTCAAATGTTACACTTAAAATAACGAATACGATTGTTactaaaagtttaaaaaaagttgaaaatgttgcaaattaaatactaaagtataaaaaaagtgtacaaagtTTTAAAGAGCTAAAACCCTAAAAATGACcaaacaattgttttgttacaaatgagttacaaataatttacaaaaaagcaacatttaagatttttattaaagtacaaaaagtaattttgaaattttgaatAGAGCTTAAACTAATAGTTTGAAAAGTTATAACATTCaaatcaaaagtaaaaagttaaacattacctaaagcaaaaaagaaaacggttgttacaaaaaaagtgtaacgAAGTAAAACAAGTTACAGAAAAGGTCtgttaaacaaaatgtaattctgaataggagcaaaaaaaacttgtggggggggggggggggggggggaatcctgtCCGACTTCATGGGGTGTACTTACTGTAGTCATAGCCAGGgttatccatttaaaaaaaaaaaaaaaaaaaatcccgtcCGACTTCATGGTGTGTACTTACTGTAGTCATAGCCAGGGTATCCATAGTAGCCGCCGGAGGGGTAGTCATAGCCGTAGCCACCGTAGCTGCCGTAGCCACTGTAGCCGCCGTAGCCTTGGCTGCCGTATCCCTGGTAGCTCCCGTAGCCGCCGCTCTGGTTCCAGCCCTGGCTCTGACCTgccgacacgcacacacacggccGATTACGTACGGAGCGAAGTGACCGATCCGCCCGCAGGCCTCGTTGGATTTGACGACTATTAATGCCTAAACTCAAGGATGACGCCCGACCTCCTCCGCGGCCTCTGCCCCCTCGGCCGCCGTAGCCGCTGCCGCTGCTGCCGCGTCCTCCGCcatactgctgctgctgttgttgctgctgctggtaCACCTCCTTGGGCTGGGCGATCTTCAGCTCACACTGCTCGACGACAAAGAACAAAACGTCCATGTTAAAGATACCAAGAGAGAGAGGGCGTGAGGGGGtccttcgttttttttttagttttgttttttttataagagTCGACCAGTTGAAAAAGACGACTGACCCTTCCACCCTCAATGTTGTGGTACTTCTTCTCCAAGCATTTCTTGACACTGGCTTCCTCTTTGTACGTGATGAAGATGAAGCCCCTCCTCTTCTTCGACTTGGGGTCCAGGGGCAGCTCGATAGTCTCGAtctggaagaaaaacaacaacgcgCCTGTGTCTTAATCTTTAAACGTCAACGTTCCTAAATCTTTTCAGCTGCGATCGACCATCTATTAAActgaccccaaaaaaacatttttgccacTTAAGGAAACCAAATTTAAGACtactcacaatttaaaacacgaCCACCTGAGAGTCTGCAACATGGGATCCATTTTAAACCCACTATATATTAAGttattttgaaacaaactatgTAAATATCTTGATAATGATAGCAGCTTGGTCTATTAAAGAACGCTGGCTACGTAAATCgataccaaacaaaaacaaatgacttaATTTGGCAACAGGACAGCCTTTCAAGACCTGACCAGTTGTATTTTGGGGCCTGGTTAAATTTCATATTAAAGATCTTCAAGCTTCCCCTGATGGTGTc carries:
- the LOC133415822 gene encoding heterogeneous nuclear ribonucleoprotein A/B-like; this translates as MADADMLLMETSEQNGDEDQNGAAAEAELMADDESHGADDGGKIDASKSEEDAGKMFVGGLSWETNKKDLKDYFSKFGEVSDCTIKIDTASGRSRGFGFVLFKDAASVDKVLQQNQHKLDGRQIDPKRALAMKKEPVKKIFVGGLNPEATEESIREYFGAFGEIETIELPLDPKSKKRRGFIFITYKEEASVKKCLEKKYHNIEGGRCELKIAQPKEVYQQQQQQQQQYGGGRGSSGSGYGGRGGRGRGGGQSQGWNQSGGYGSYQGYGSQGYGGYSGYGSYGGYGYDYPSGGYYGYPGYDYSQGSASYGKAPRRGHQSTYKPY